A genomic segment from Acuticoccus sediminis encodes:
- a CDS encoding sensor histidine kinase, whose product MTGVAHLPYAHEAPLFARPAPRRNGAAVADIASDILREIDLGVLVLSAEGDIAYANESARLTFGQAALDAPFAELWAEDAEDVRLTLAAAAAATEWRSFSLTPKDGKEGAAVTLRARPILVARPPVLPSRYLLVTSDAFASAAPALELSARSHPPPDSEGGEVDAQRELIHRVKNNLALLMSLVRTARRNVHDEGADEEISGFERRLMSIAAMHDVLDAHRETSSLRADDLVRRVCEGLDDALAPEGVSISCQLEAVEVPVAIGSPIALVTNELLTNALKHGFPDGRAGEVRVSLHTLPDGTRELTVRDNGVGKEGAKAETRGSHGSGGGIVRALVMQLGGTLEAVEQNVGTGWALRFKV is encoded by the coding sequence GTGACCGGGGTGGCCCATCTCCCCTACGCCCACGAGGCGCCGCTGTTCGCCCGGCCGGCTCCGCGCCGGAACGGCGCCGCCGTGGCCGACATCGCCTCCGACATCCTGCGGGAGATCGACCTCGGGGTCCTCGTCCTCAGCGCCGAGGGTGACATCGCCTACGCCAACGAGAGTGCGCGCCTGACCTTCGGCCAGGCCGCGCTCGACGCGCCGTTCGCGGAGCTGTGGGCCGAGGATGCCGAGGACGTCCGCCTCACCCTCGCCGCCGCCGCGGCCGCCACCGAATGGCGGAGCTTCTCGCTGACGCCGAAGGACGGGAAGGAGGGCGCCGCCGTCACGCTCCGGGCGCGTCCGATCCTCGTCGCGCGGCCCCCGGTACTGCCCTCGCGCTATCTGCTCGTCACCAGCGATGCGTTCGCGTCCGCCGCGCCGGCGCTCGAACTCTCGGCGCGCAGCCATCCGCCGCCGGATTCCGAGGGCGGTGAGGTGGACGCGCAGCGCGAGCTGATCCACCGCGTGAAGAACAACCTGGCGCTGCTCATGTCGCTGGTGCGCACCGCGCGCCGCAACGTCCACGACGAGGGGGCGGACGAGGAGATATCGGGCTTCGAGCGCCGGCTGATGTCGATCGCCGCCATGCACGACGTGCTCGACGCCCACCGCGAGACCTCTTCGCTGCGGGCCGACGACCTCGTGCGCCGCGTCTGCGAGGGGCTCGACGATGCGCTGGCGCCGGAGGGCGTCTCCATCTCCTGCCAGCTCGAGGCGGTGGAGGTGCCGGTCGCGATCGGCTCGCCCATCGCCCTCGTCACCAACGAGCTGCTCACCAACGCGCTGAAGCACGGCTTCCCGGACGGGCGCGCGGGCGAGGTCCGCGTCTCGCTGCACACGCTCCCGGACGGCACGCGCGAGCTCACCGTGCGCGACAACGGCGTCGGCAAGGAGGGGGCCAAGGCGGAGACGCGCGGCAGCCACGGCTCGGGCGGGGGGATCGTTCGCGCGCTCGTCATGCAACTCGGCGGCACGCTGGAGGCCGTGGAGCAGAATGTCGGCACCGGGTGGGCGCTGCGCTTCAAGGTCTGA
- a CDS encoding DUF3299 domain-containing protein: MVGIAVRGAVVAAIAVFIVVGAIYIRTKGETVPPLLDADGNVIENSGDYTQVPGFFDNAGPHQLVRYDLPVPKTTPPLADGVDSLSFVDLWAPGEFKLNVPPDQRLGTPSKDSFDSGVTAEDMMNFFLDMSDMRSMQAMTGSVRRELDGKRVRIAGFASPVGFEEEERQFLLVPELGACVHVPPPPPNQIVYVDSKELAPEIGDMVWVTGTLRADPVATILADVGYRLEDVTVEPYR, from the coding sequence ATGGTCGGGATCGCTGTTCGAGGCGCCGTCGTGGCGGCCATCGCGGTCTTCATCGTCGTCGGAGCGATCTACATCCGCACCAAGGGCGAGACGGTCCCGCCGCTCCTCGACGCCGACGGCAACGTCATCGAGAACTCCGGGGACTACACCCAGGTGCCCGGCTTCTTCGACAACGCCGGCCCGCACCAGCTCGTGCGCTACGACCTCCCCGTGCCCAAGACGACGCCGCCGCTGGCGGACGGGGTCGATTCGCTCTCCTTCGTCGACCTCTGGGCGCCGGGCGAGTTCAAGCTGAACGTCCCGCCGGACCAGCGTCTCGGCACGCCGTCGAAGGATTCCTTCGACAGCGGCGTGACGGCCGAGGACATGATGAACTTCTTCCTCGACATGTCGGACATGCGCTCGATGCAGGCGATGACCGGCAGCGTCCGCCGGGAGCTCGACGGCAAGCGGGTGCGCATCGCCGGCTTCGCCAGCCCGGTCGGCTTCGAGGAGGAGGAGCGTCAGTTCCTGCTGGTGCCCGAGCTCGGCGCGTGTGTCCACGTCCCGCCGCCCCCGCCGAACCAGATCGTCTACGTCGACAGCAAGGAGCTGGCGCCGGAGATCGGCGACATGGTGTGGGTCACCGGCACGCTGCGCGCCGACCCGGTCGCCACGATCCTCGCCGACGTCGGCTACCGCCTCGAGGACGTTACCGTCGAGCCCTATCGCTGA
- a CDS encoding orotate phosphoribosyltransferase, with amino-acid sequence MTAATILPREDVARITARALLEVEAVHLRPSEPFTYTSGLKSPVYVDCRKLIGYPRLRATLMQLGVGSLARDVGLERFDAVAGGETAGIPFAAWMADLMGLPMQYVRKAPKGFGRGAQIEGAFRDGQRTLLVEDLATDGGSKVRFAEALRTAGAEVAHCFVIFHHDIFPNSGDALGKHGVTLHALARWSDVMKVAHDDKALDTAALREVENFLGAPLAWSAAHGGIDTLEV; translated from the coding sequence ATGACCGCCGCCACCATCCTGCCCCGCGAGGACGTCGCGCGCATCACCGCCCGCGCTCTCCTGGAGGTGGAGGCCGTCCATCTGCGCCCCTCCGAGCCCTTCACCTACACCTCCGGCCTGAAGTCGCCCGTCTACGTCGACTGCCGCAAGCTCATCGGCTACCCGCGCCTGCGCGCCACGCTCATGCAGCTCGGGGTCGGCTCTCTCGCCCGTGACGTCGGCCTCGAGCGCTTCGACGCCGTCGCCGGCGGCGAGACGGCGGGCATTCCGTTCGCGGCCTGGATGGCGGACCTGATGGGCCTGCCCATGCAGTACGTTCGCAAGGCGCCCAAGGGGTTCGGCCGCGGCGCCCAGATCGAAGGCGCCTTCCGCGACGGTCAGCGGACGCTGCTGGTCGAGGATCTCGCCACCGACGGCGGCAGCAAGGTCCGCTTCGCCGAGGCGCTGCGCACGGCGGGCGCCGAGGTCGCCCACTGCTTCGTGATCTTCCACCACGACATCTTCCCCAACTCCGGCGATGCGCTGGGCAAGCATGGCGTGACGCTCCACGCCCTCGCCCGCTGGAGCGACGTCATGAAGGTCGCCCACGACGACAAGGCCCTCGACACCGCGGCCCTCCGTGAGGTGGAGAACTTCCTCGGCGCACCGCTCGCCTGGAGCGCGGCCCACGGCGGGATCGACACGCTGGAGGTCTGA
- a CDS encoding putative quinol monooxygenase, whose translation MVKVIAVLTAQEGHEEKLFEALKSVIEPTRAEPGCFHYDLYRDPKTPTRFVFDEAWESAEHLAAHARSAHLTAMREATKDILASREVFVLDRAS comes from the coding sequence ATGGTGAAGGTCATCGCCGTCCTGACGGCACAAGAGGGCCATGAAGAGAAGCTGTTCGAGGCCCTCAAGTCCGTGATCGAGCCGACGCGGGCCGAGCCGGGCTGCTTCCACTACGACCTATACCGCGACCCCAAGACGCCGACGCGGTTCGTGTTCGACGAGGCCTGGGAGAGCGCCGAGCACCTCGCCGCGCACGCCCGGTCGGCGCACCTGACGGCGATGCGCGAGGCGACGAAGGACATCCTCGCCTCACGCGAGGTCTTCGTTCTGGACCGCGCCAGCTAA
- a CDS encoding M20/M25/M40 family metallo-hydrolase — translation MDVNTLPLCSDTMLEGLRPWIECESPTYDPVSVSRMVGIACDRLRALGARVEHIPGPPGLGDCARAVFPHPRPEAPGVLVMAHLDTVHPIGTLEKLPFRRKGDFATGPGLCDMKGGTYAAFEAARALAEVGHETPLPIHVLLTSDEEIGTPGTRALIEAEARKHKYVLVPEPGLMGRSSVVTGRYAIARYHLTAHGVASHAGIRLSKGRSAIREMAARILEIEAMTDEDCTYSVGVVHGGKWVNCVSTVCRGEALSMAKRQDDLDRGVARMLGLNQRDEDGSGFEVALSVVRPVWEPNAGTLDLYERTRRIAATMGVTLEHGSAGGGSDANFTGALGIPTLDGLGLDGELVHTLHEYIEVESLAYRARLMAGLMAELS, via the coding sequence ATGGACGTCAACACGCTTCCCCTCTGTTCCGACACGATGCTGGAGGGGTTGCGCCCCTGGATCGAGTGCGAAAGCCCCACCTACGACCCGGTCTCCGTGTCGCGGATGGTGGGGATCGCCTGCGACCGGCTGCGCGCCCTCGGCGCCCGGGTGGAGCACATTCCCGGGCCGCCGGGGCTCGGCGACTGCGCGCGGGCGGTGTTCCCGCACCCGCGTCCCGAAGCGCCGGGCGTCCTGGTGATGGCCCATCTCGACACGGTGCACCCCATCGGCACGCTGGAGAAGCTGCCCTTCCGCCGCAAGGGCGACTTCGCCACCGGTCCCGGCCTCTGCGACATGAAGGGCGGGACCTACGCGGCCTTCGAGGCGGCGCGCGCGCTCGCCGAGGTGGGCCACGAGACGCCGCTGCCGATCCACGTGCTGCTCACCTCGGACGAGGAGATCGGCACGCCCGGCACCCGCGCCCTGATCGAGGCGGAGGCGAGGAAGCACAAGTACGTCCTCGTCCCCGAGCCCGGCCTGATGGGCCGGTCGAGCGTCGTCACGGGCCGCTATGCCATCGCCCGCTACCACCTGACCGCGCACGGCGTCGCGAGCCATGCCGGGATCCGCCTCAGCAAGGGCCGCTCGGCGATCCGCGAGATGGCGGCACGCATCCTCGAGATCGAGGCGATGACGGACGAGGACTGCACCTACTCGGTCGGCGTCGTCCACGGCGGCAAGTGGGTGAACTGCGTTTCGACCGTGTGCCGCGGCGAGGCGCTGTCGATGGCCAAGCGCCAGGACGACCTCGACCGCGGCGTCGCGCGCATGCTGGGCCTCAACCAGCGCGACGAGGACGGCAGCGGCTTCGAGGTGGCGCTCAGCGTGGTGCGGCCGGTGTGGGAGCCGAACGCCGGCACGCTGGACCTCTACGAGCGCACCCGGCGCATCGCCGCCACCATGGGCGTCACCCTCGAGCATGGGAGCGCGGGCGGCGGCTCGGACGCCAACTTCACCGGCGCGCTGGGGATCCCCACCCTCGACGGCCTCGGCCTCGACGGCGAGCTCGTCCATACGCTGCACGAGTATATCGAGGTGGAGAGCCTCGCATACCGCGCCCGCCTGATGGCGGGGCTGATGGCCGAGCTGTCGTGA
- the pyrC gene encoding dihydroorotase, with protein sequence MTDTITLRRPDDFHLHLRDGAILEAVARGSLDFARAIIMPNLVPPVVDAAMVRSYRDRIMTAVEKSVPGAEFGPLMTLYLTDDTTPATIDEVAGLCTAAKLYPAHATTNSASGVNDIDGLTPVLERMAERGIVLCIHGEVTDHEVDIFDREAVFLERVLAPMRERVPELKIVLEHVSTRTAIDFVKAAGNMGATITAHHLVIDRNDLLAGGIRPHNYCLPIVKRREDREALVAAATGDNPAFFFGSDSAPHTDPRKLGPCGAAGCFTAPLALAILAHLFEAAGALDRLEEFVSLRGAAFYGLPPNPGTVTLTRGAPVPLDPIDTADGPITLFNPGFEVTWRVENSPALDVQEKVF encoded by the coding sequence ATGACCGACACCATCACCCTGCGCCGCCCCGACGACTTCCACCTGCACCTGCGCGACGGTGCCATCCTGGAGGCCGTCGCCCGGGGCTCGCTGGACTTCGCCCGCGCGATCATCATGCCGAACCTGGTCCCCCCGGTGGTCGACGCCGCGATGGTGCGGTCCTACCGCGACCGCATCATGACCGCGGTCGAGAAGAGCGTGCCCGGCGCCGAGTTCGGCCCGCTGATGACGCTCTACCTCACCGACGACACGACGCCGGCCACCATCGACGAGGTCGCGGGCCTCTGCACCGCGGCGAAGCTCTACCCCGCGCATGCGACGACCAACTCGGCCTCCGGCGTCAACGACATCGACGGCCTGACCCCCGTGCTGGAGCGGATGGCCGAGCGCGGCATCGTCCTGTGCATCCACGGCGAGGTCACCGACCACGAGGTGGACATCTTCGACCGCGAGGCCGTGTTCCTGGAGCGCGTCCTCGCGCCGATGCGCGAGCGCGTGCCGGAGCTGAAGATCGTGTTGGAGCACGTCTCCACCCGCACCGCCATCGACTTCGTCAAGGCGGCGGGCAACATGGGCGCCACGATCACCGCCCACCACCTCGTCATCGACCGCAACGACCTCCTCGCCGGCGGCATCCGCCCGCACAACTACTGCCTCCCCATCGTCAAGCGCCGGGAGGACCGCGAGGCGCTGGTCGCCGCGGCGACCGGCGACAACCCCGCCTTCTTCTTCGGCTCCGACAGCGCGCCGCACACCGACCCCCGCAAGCTCGGCCCCTGCGGCGCGGCGGGCTGCTTCACCGCTCCGCTCGCCCTCGCGATCCTCGCCCACCTGTTCGAGGCCGCGGGCGCGCTGGACAGGCTGGAGGAGTTCGTCTCCCTGCGCGGGGCCGCCTTCTACGGCCTGCCGCCGAACCCCGGCACGGTCACGCTGACGCGCGGCGCGCCGGTCCCGCTCGATCCGATCGACACCGCCGACGGGCCGATCACCCTCTTCAACCCCGGCTTCGAGGTGACCTGGCGCGTGGAGAACTCGCCGGCCCTCGACGTCCAAGAGAAAGTCTTCTGA
- a CDS encoding RuBisCO large subunit C-terminal-like domain-containing protein, with the protein MTARIEADYLIETAYPLEEAARALAREQSCGGFAAPLPGLGDPAAREARAAARIEALEDLGPVDGPSLPHAGRRRDPHRRAHLTLSWPLDNVGASLPNLMTTVAGNLFERPECSGLKLTALRLPRAFAAAYPGPAFGVTGTRRLAGVEGRPLIGAIVKPSVGYSPAETAALATILCDAGVDFIKDDALQADGPACPFEERVRAVLDAVDDHAQRTGKRVMVAFNLTGSVDEMRARHDLVLELGGTCLMVSLNAVGLPGMEALRRHSQLPIHGDRAGWGLFDRHPLLGISFPAWQVFWRLLGCDQLHVNGFGNALAEPDTSVVQSARACAAPLYPEKPLTAMPVLSAGLTARQVPATWASLQSKDLIYAAGGGIMTHPDGPGAGVSALREAWEAAISGTPLAVYARTRPALAAAIAAASR; encoded by the coding sequence ATGACGGCGCGCATCGAAGCGGACTACCTGATCGAGACCGCCTACCCCCTCGAGGAGGCGGCACGTGCCCTTGCCCGCGAGCAGTCCTGCGGCGGTTTCGCGGCGCCGCTGCCGGGGCTCGGCGATCCGGCCGCCCGAGAGGCGCGCGCCGCCGCGCGGATCGAGGCGCTGGAGGACCTCGGGCCGGTCGACGGCCCGTCGCTGCCCCACGCCGGGCGCCGGCGGGATCCGCACCGCAGGGCGCACCTCACGCTCTCCTGGCCGCTGGACAATGTCGGCGCCTCGCTCCCCAACCTGATGACGACGGTGGCGGGCAACCTCTTCGAACGCCCCGAATGCTCGGGCCTGAAGCTGACGGCGCTGCGCCTGCCGCGCGCGTTCGCCGCCGCCTACCCGGGACCGGCGTTCGGCGTGACGGGGACGCGGCGGCTCGCCGGCGTCGAGGGCCGGCCGCTGATCGGCGCGATCGTCAAGCCCTCGGTCGGCTACAGCCCGGCGGAGACGGCGGCGCTCGCCACGATCCTGTGCGATGCCGGCGTGGACTTCATCAAGGACGACGCGCTGCAGGCGGACGGACCGGCCTGCCCGTTCGAGGAGCGGGTGCGCGCGGTGCTCGACGCCGTGGACGACCACGCCCAGCGCACGGGCAAGCGGGTGATGGTCGCCTTCAACCTCACCGGCTCCGTCGACGAGATGCGTGCGCGCCACGACCTCGTGCTGGAGCTCGGCGGCACGTGCCTCATGGTCAGCCTGAACGCGGTGGGTCTCCCGGGGATGGAGGCGCTACGGCGGCACAGCCAGCTTCCGATCCACGGCGACCGCGCGGGCTGGGGGCTGTTCGACCGCCACCCGCTGCTCGGGATCTCGTTCCCGGCGTGGCAGGTGTTCTGGCGCCTGCTCGGCTGCGACCAGCTCCACGTCAACGGGTTCGGCAACGCCCTCGCCGAGCCGGACACCAGCGTCGTGCAGTCCGCGCGGGCGTGCGCGGCGCCGCTCTACCCGGAGAAGCCGCTGACGGCGATGCCGGTGCTGTCGGCCGGGCTGACCGCCCGCCAGGTGCCGGCGACCTGGGCCTCGCTCCAGTCGAAGGACCTCATCTACGCGGCCGGCGGCGGGATCATGACCCACCCGGACGGCCCCGGCGCCGGGGTGAGCGCGCTGCGGGAGGCGTGGGAGGCGGCCATCTCGGGCACGCCGCTCGCGGTCTACGCGCGCACGCGCCCCGCCCTCGCCGCAGCGATCGCGGCGGCGTCGCGGTAG
- a CDS encoding 3-keto-5-aminohexanoate cleavage protein: MAKPVIICVAITGSLPKKVDNPAVPISVSEQVESTHEAFEAGATIVHAHVRNDDESPTSDPERFGRLKEGLAAHCPGMIVQFSTGGRSGAGKTRGGMLPLRPDMASLSVGSNNFPTRVYENPPDLVEWLAAEMVTYDIKPEIEAFDLSHIFKAKEMFDRGQIAKTPYVQFVMGVKNAMPVDREVFDFYVRTVHRFFGEDAPWCAAGIGANQIVLNEWAISSGGHARTGMEDNIRLDRETLAPSNAALVKRAVDLAERYERPIASWQEARALLGLRAAA, translated from the coding sequence ATGGCCAAGCCCGTCATCATCTGCGTGGCGATTACCGGCAGCCTGCCCAAGAAGGTGGACAATCCCGCGGTGCCGATCAGCGTCTCGGAGCAGGTCGAAAGCACCCACGAGGCGTTCGAGGCCGGCGCCACCATCGTCCACGCCCACGTGCGCAACGACGACGAGTCGCCGACGTCCGACCCGGAGCGGTTCGGCCGCCTGAAGGAGGGCCTCGCCGCGCACTGCCCCGGCATGATCGTGCAGTTCTCGACCGGCGGCCGGTCCGGTGCGGGCAAGACGCGTGGCGGGATGCTGCCGCTGCGGCCCGACATGGCCTCGCTCTCGGTCGGCTCCAACAACTTCCCGACCCGCGTCTACGAGAACCCGCCCGACCTCGTCGAGTGGCTCGCCGCGGAGATGGTCACCTACGACATCAAGCCGGAAATCGAAGCCTTCGACCTCAGCCACATCTTCAAGGCCAAGGAGATGTTCGACAGGGGGCAGATCGCCAAGACGCCCTACGTCCAGTTCGTGATGGGCGTGAAGAACGCGATGCCGGTCGACCGCGAGGTGTTCGACTTCTACGTCAGGACGGTCCACCGCTTCTTCGGCGAGGACGCGCCCTGGTGCGCCGCCGGTATCGGCGCCAACCAGATCGTACTCAACGAGTGGGCGATCTCCTCCGGCGGCCACGCGCGCACCGGGATGGAGGACAACATCCGCCTCGACCGCGAGACGCTGGCGCCCTCGAATGCGGCGCTGGTGAAGCGCGCCGTCGACCTCGCCGAGCGCTACGAGCGCCCCATCGCCTCCTGGCAGGAGGCCCGCGCGCTGCTCGGCTTGCGCGCGGCGGCCTGA
- a CDS encoding histone deacetylase family protein: MLRGRIAQNEERAERAERLLAGLARLDLKAEEPPAAPAGTRSTVHSIRYLEFLETAYAAWSKLPGAGEEVLPNTHPLLPGPTYPTGIVGRTGWHLGDLAVPIGPGTWPAVARAADAAVAAAEVAATGASAYALARPPGHHASREVAGGHCFLNNAAIAAEVMIARGARPAILDIDVHHGNGTQAITYDRGDILFVSIHTDPSSFYPWFWGYAHETGAGAGEGANINLPLPVGADDEAWLGAIRVALGHIARFGADSLVLSLGLDIHASDPLGGMSVTTEGIGRAGELMGRAGLPTAIIQEGGYLSEPLTDNIAAFLSGFLGASS, translated from the coding sequence ATGCTGCGCGGTCGAATCGCGCAGAACGAGGAACGCGCCGAACGTGCCGAGCGTCTGCTCGCCGGTCTCGCCCGCCTCGACCTCAAGGCCGAGGAGCCGCCCGCCGCCCCGGCCGGCACCCGCTCCACGGTCCACTCGATCCGCTACCTCGAGTTCCTCGAGACCGCCTACGCCGCCTGGTCGAAGCTTCCGGGCGCCGGCGAGGAGGTCCTCCCGAACACCCACCCGCTCCTGCCCGGCCCGACCTACCCGACGGGTATCGTCGGCCGCACCGGGTGGCACCTCGGCGACCTCGCCGTGCCGATCGGCCCGGGCACGTGGCCCGCCGTCGCCCGCGCCGCCGATGCCGCGGTCGCCGCCGCCGAGGTCGCGGCAACCGGCGCCTCCGCCTATGCGCTGGCCCGTCCGCCGGGGCACCATGCCTCGCGGGAGGTGGCCGGCGGGCACTGCTTCCTCAACAACGCCGCCATCGCCGCGGAGGTGATGATCGCAAGGGGCGCCCGCCCGGCGATCCTCGACATCGACGTCCACCACGGCAACGGCACGCAGGCGATCACCTACGACCGCGGCGACATCCTGTTCGTCTCGATCCACACCGACCCGTCGAGCTTCTATCCCTGGTTCTGGGGGTACGCCCACGAGACGGGGGCGGGCGCCGGGGAAGGGGCCAACATCAACCTCCCGCTGCCGGTCGGCGCCGACGACGAGGCGTGGCTCGGTGCCATCCGCGTGGCGCTCGGCCACATCGCCCGCTTCGGCGCGGACAGCCTCGTGCTGTCGTTAGGACTCGACATCCATGCGAGCGACCCGCTAGGCGGAATGAGCGTCACCACCGAGGGGATCGGCCGCGCAGGCGAGCTCATGGGGAGGGCGGGGCTGCCGACCGCCATCATCCAGGAGGGCGGCTACCTCTCCGAACCGCTGACCGACAATATCGCGGCCTTCCTCTCCGGTTTTCTCGGAGCCTCGTCATGA
- a CDS encoding helix-turn-helix domain-containing protein: protein MSDVVIDETLDTMDGASASLAARAKTVRKAKGLTIQQVAERSGLAISTISKIERGRMTPTYDVFHKLAKGLNVDVTDLIESNEPRLKEGEVAVSRRGEVGYRMVGDALHEVLFAQVAEKRMTPTFATLKPSRKGELPRLVGHTGEEFVLVLKGTVRVDLEDADPITLHTGDSVYLDSRRAHHYASATDRTARILCVVAGQDENEPVEVADSDEHPDASDATLTATSR from the coding sequence ATGAGTGACGTTGTGATCGACGAGACATTGGACACAATGGACGGGGCAAGCGCATCGCTCGCCGCGCGCGCGAAAACGGTCCGGAAGGCGAAAGGCCTGACGATTCAGCAGGTTGCCGAGCGATCAGGGCTTGCCATCTCGACGATCTCGAAGATCGAACGCGGCCGAATGACGCCGACCTACGATGTCTTCCACAAACTCGCCAAAGGCCTCAACGTCGATGTGACGGACCTGATCGAGTCGAACGAGCCCCGGTTGAAGGAAGGCGAAGTCGCCGTCAGCCGCCGGGGCGAGGTCGGCTACCGGATGGTCGGCGACGCACTCCACGAGGTGCTCTTCGCCCAGGTGGCGGAGAAGCGCATGACGCCGACCTTCGCCACGCTGAAGCCGTCGCGCAAGGGCGAGCTCCCCCGCCTCGTCGGCCACACGGGCGAGGAATTCGTGCTCGTCCTGAAGGGCACCGTCCGGGTCGACCTCGAGGACGCCGACCCCATCACACTGCACACCGGCGACAGCGTCTATCTCGACAGCCGCCGCGCCCATCACTACGCCTCCGCCACCGACCGGACGGCCCGTATCCTCTGCGTCGTCGCCGGCCAGGACGAGAACGAGCCCGTCGAAGTCGCCGACAGCGACGAGCATCCGGACGCCTCCGACGCCACGCTTACGGCGACGTCGCGCTGA
- a CDS encoding dihydroorotate dehydrogenase: MSASMPDLTVPIGSVTLRNPVIPASGTFAASYGRVYDLGRLGGLVPKTLMPGYRPGHPPNRLTETGGGLLNAVGIPSDGVEAFLDETLPAYKGWGTPLIVSISADTAAGFAELVRTLEGQGVDAIELNLSCPNLEEGGRSFALDTAMTAEVVAACRDTALPLWAKLSPNAEDVAAIASAAVEAGADALIVANTLTGIAFRRDGRPALANVTGGLSGTPLKPVNLRCTYQVAQALPKVPVIGCGGIATLQDALDYMAAGASAVAVGSATFTRPLAMIHLIDAIATHCTTKGIAARDLTRRA; encoded by the coding sequence ATGTCCGCTTCGATGCCCGACCTCACGGTGCCGATCGGCTCGGTCACCCTGCGCAATCCGGTGATCCCCGCCTCGGGCACCTTCGCCGCCTCCTACGGGCGCGTCTACGACCTCGGCCGTCTCGGCGGACTGGTGCCCAAGACGCTGATGCCGGGCTACCGCCCCGGCCATCCGCCCAATCGCCTGACCGAGACCGGCGGCGGTCTCCTCAACGCCGTCGGCATTCCCTCCGACGGTGTCGAGGCGTTCCTCGACGAGACGCTGCCCGCCTACAAGGGCTGGGGCACGCCCCTGATCGTCTCCATCTCGGCCGACACGGCGGCCGGCTTCGCCGAGCTGGTGCGCACGCTGGAAGGGCAGGGAGTCGACGCGATCGAGCTCAACCTCTCCTGCCCCAATCTGGAGGAGGGCGGCCGCTCCTTCGCCCTCGATACCGCGATGACGGCCGAGGTGGTCGCCGCCTGCCGCGACACGGCCCTGCCGCTCTGGGCCAAGCTCTCGCCCAACGCGGAGGACGTCGCCGCCATCGCCTCGGCCGCGGTCGAGGCGGGGGCCGACGCGCTCATCGTCGCCAACACGCTGACGGGGATCGCCTTCCGTCGCGACGGGCGGCCCGCGCTCGCCAACGTCACCGGCGGCCTCTCCGGCACGCCGCTGAAACCGGTCAACCTGCGCTGCACCTACCAGGTGGCGCAGGCGCTGCCGAAGGTGCCGGTCATCGGCTGCGGCGGCATCGCGACGCTTCAGGACGCGCTCGACTACATGGCCGCCGGCGCCTCCGCCGTCGCCGTCGGCTCGGCGACCTTCACGCGCCCGCTCGCCATGATCCATCTCATCGACGCCATCGCCACGCACTGCACAACCAAGGGCATCGCCGCGCGCGACCTCACCCGCCGCGCCTGA